The region GCAACCCAACCCATCAGCACGACTTGCGTACCAACCTGTGTTTCACGCAACTCGCCGCAAGTGTGAGATCTCTCTAAATTTCCTAAAACATCGAGCATAAAAATAAAAACGCCTTTCGATTTATGACAACGAAAGGCGGCACGCTAAGAATTAACGTACTCGCCAGTCAATTATTGTCATTAAACCGAATAAAGGCGTACATAAAACCTTAAAAATAGAACCGAGCAAAATAATACAGGATTGGCGCTCCGAAAAGCAAACTATCAAGCCGATCAAGGAATCCGCCGTGGCCCGGCAGAATGCTTGCCGCGTCCTTTGTTTTTGAGCCGCGTTTCATGGCGCTTTCAGCAAGATCGCCTAGTACACCAGCGGCAGCAAGCACTATTGCAAGCGGTATCGACCATTGAAGAGGCAGTTCCTGAAAGAAGGAGAGCGAAGCAATTGCCGCACAGCCAGCCGCCAGCAAAAGGCCGCCGATGAGGCCTTCGACGGTCTTACCCGGAGAGATCGTTGGAGCAAGTTTATGTTTGCCAAATGCACTGCCCGCAAAATATGCACCGATATCAGATCCGAACAAGACAAGAAAAAAGTAGCCTAAAAGGTGTGTCGATAAATTTGGAAAATTTTCAAAACCCACACGCATCGCGACGAGAAAACCACCGAGAAACGCTATATATAAAACACCGAGCACCGTTACACCGATGCCCGTTAGCATCTTTGAAAAATCCTTCTGAAACCGAAACATCTGCGTGATCAGGGCCAGCATAACGAACAAGGCCAACATTATGATCAGCAGATCAGGAGCCTTTGCCGGTGCATCGACAGCAAAGCCCATAAACAAAGCAACCGAACCTAGATAACCTATCGATGCATCCGCCTTTAGCTCAAGCTTTTTTGTAAACGAATAAAATTCAAAAAGCCCCGCCGCAATTGCGAACGCTGCGATGCCAACAAAAAGCCAGACAGTCTCCGGTATATAAGACGGCAAAACGATCGATGCGATAATGATCGGCAGGGCAATGGCGGCTGTTAAAATTCGAGTCTTCATTTTAGCTATTTGGGCTTTACATCACCGAAGCGGCGCTCACGTTTTTGGTAATCAATGATCGCCTCAAAAACCTCAGGACGCCGAAAGTCCGGAAAAAAGGTTGGCGTGACGTATATCTCACTATAGGCGAGTTGCCACAATAGAAAATTTGAAATTCGAAATTCGCCGCTAGTTCGGATCAACAGATCAACCTCCGGCAAACCGTGCGTATAGAGATTGCGATTGATGTCGTCCTCGGTCAAATGGTCTATCACGTCGTTACGGCGTTCGATGTCGGCAAATGCAAGCCGCGCTGCACGGACGATCTCGGCCCGCGCTCCGTAATTGAGAGCGACGTTCATAACCATGCCGGAGTTTTTCGCCGTCGTTTCAGTTGCTGTCGCAATCTCTCTTTGCACATCGTCGGGAAGGCCTAAAATGTCGCCCATAGCCTGAAAGCGAATATTATTAGCGTTAACCTCTTTCAATTCGCTTCGGATAAAACGCTTGAGCATCTGCATCAGGCCTGTTATCTCTGTGCGGGGCCGCTTCCAGTTTTCGGTCGAAAAGGCGTAGAGAGTGACTGCCTTTATTTCGAGTCTG is a window of Chloracidobacterium sp. DNA encoding:
- a CDS encoding phosphatidate cytidylyltransferase is translated as MKTRILTAAIALPIIIASIVLPSYIPETVWLFVGIAAFAIAAGLFEFYSFTKKLELKADASIGYLGSVALFMGFAVDAPAKAPDLLIIMLALFVMLALITQMFRFQKDFSKMLTGIGVTVLGVLYIAFLGGFLVAMRVGFENFPNLSTHLLGYFFLVLFGSDIGAYFAGSAFGKHKLAPTISPGKTVEGLIGGLLLAAGCAAIASLSFFQELPLQWSIPLAIVLAAAGVLGDLAESAMKRGSKTKDAASILPGHGGFLDRLDSLLFGAPILYYFARFYF
- a CDS encoding isoprenyl transferase, which translates into the protein MYENFAGIVKPDSAEAKLLAAIDKARLPQHIAVIMDGNGRWAKQRGKPRIFGHRAGSESVRAIIDTCRRLEIKAVTLYAFSTENWKRPRTEITGLMQMLKRFIRSELKEVNANNIRFQAMGDILGLPDDVQREIATATETTAKNSGMVMNVALNYGARAEIVRAARLAFADIERRNDVIDHLTEDDINRNLYTHGLPEVDLLIRTSGEFRISNFLLWQLAYSEIYVTPTFFPDFRRPEVFEAIIDYQKRERRFGDVKPK